One region of Lathamus discolor isolate bLatDis1 chromosome 2, bLatDis1.hap1, whole genome shotgun sequence genomic DNA includes:
- the TOP1MT gene encoding DNA topoisomerase I, mitochondrial isoform X2, with translation MGVSRGSGAKSSSRKRKRESGNKEGERKAPMRKVMKKEPEEISCAVEPSVVKGKKKSPEVKVKPLQENIISSSLTQEAEEGKGLGLSLQDGIQAEEGAAPGLEKTESTLHRGPSVGPEDSSRSQCKPWRAGPAAGQQLLETKAGVGVPKPSDGVAGKAPSLSEEPLEVDVGLIAMTEGEKELDLPVLQQQEDAQGLTSKEKQERRKQKGLLGERGRGKNEVEERKRGRKEDKLDESPGNVMESIKEESADGGSNKTRGQGRAKQRSSNNTWKQGGTEKKQEGQTGKRKEAKKEKVGKMGKKAIKKEKLEKEQKLEKANEEEGENGVGDELEEKDGVGKGSEDREGVKEEDEKGGEGWGETHSAGIKQEVKDKEGEEGKGDAPRKRKVKKAEEEMEEKVEKSGEEETARKKPKRESKEEEGEKSNKKAKKKKEEEKEATENKWKWWEEEKKEDGIKWIQLEHRGPYFAPLYEPLPEDVQFYYNGKPMKLSLATEEIATFYAKMLDHEYTTKEIFQTNFFNDWRKEMTSVEQKIIKDLDKCDFSEIHKYFVDKNEARKALPKEEKQKLKEEADKIQEEYGYCILDGHREKIGNFKTEPPGLFRGRGDHPKMGMLKKRIMPEDVIINCSKDSKIPEPPQGHKWKEVRCDNTVTWLASWTENIQHTLKYIMLNPSSKLKGQKDWQKYEVARRLKGVVHKIRAQYRIDWKSKEMKERQRAVALYFIDKLALRAGNEKEEGETADTVGCCSLRVEHIRLHPELDGQKHVVEFDFLGKDSIRYYNKVSVEKPVFKNLKLFMKSKDPADELFDRLKTSILNKHLQNLMDGLTAKVFRTYNASITLQEQLKALTNSEDSVAAKLLAYNRANRAVAILCNHQRSTPKTHEKSMQILQTKIDAKKQQVEKAQEELKKAEDEFSDTKDARAEANVEKKKKKLKQLEEQLAKLNVQATDKEENKQIALGTSKLNYLDPRISIAW, from the exons ATGGGGGTCTCAAGGGGCAGTGgggcaaagagcagcagcag GAAGCGAAAGAGAGAGTCGGGGAATAAGGAGGGGGAGCGGAAGGCACCCATGAGAAAGGTGATGAAGAAGGAACCAGAGGAGATATCATGCGCAGTGGAG CCCTCTGtggtaaaagggaaaaagaagtcgCCAGAGGTCAAGGTGAAGCCACTGCAGGAAAACATCATCAGCAG CTCTCTAACGCAAGAGGCTGAAGAAGGGAAAGGACTCGGTTTGAGCCTGCAGGATGGGATCCAAGCAGAggagggagctgctcctgggtTG GAGAAGACTGAATCAACCCTGCACCGAGGGCCATCAGTGGGGCCAGAAGACTCTTCAAG ATCTCAGTGCAAACCCTGGAGAGCAGGACCTGCAGCAGGACAACAGCTCTTGGAGACCAAGGCTGGAGTTGGG GTCCCAAAGCCAAGTGATGGTGTTGCTGGCAAGGCTCCATCCCTCTCTGAAGAGCCTTTGGAGGTGGATGTGGGGCTCATTGCTATGACAGAAGGTGAGAAGGAGCTGGACCTCCCTGTCCTACAGCAACAAGAGGATGCCCAAGGCCTGACAAGCAAAGAGAAGCAAGAGCGAAGGAAGCAGAAGGGATTGCTaggagaaagagggagggggaagaatgaagtggaggaaagaaaaagagggaggaaggaggataAACTGGATGAAAGCCCTGGGAATGTGATGGAAAGCATCAAGGAGGAAAGTGCTGATGGGGGCAGCAATAAGACAAGGGGACAGGGAAGAGCCAAGCAAAGGAGCAGCAACAACACCTGGAAACAGGGTggcacagagaaaaagcaggagggaCAAACAGGGAAGCGCAAGGAggctaaaaaggaaaaggtgggaaagatggggaagaaggcaataaagaaggaaaagctggaaaaggagcaaaagctggagaaggcaaatgaagaggaaggagaaaatggagtGGGAGATGAACTGGAGGAGAAAGATGGGGTGGGAAAGGGAAGTGAAGATAGGGAAGGGGTGAAGGAGGAGGATGAGAAAGGGGGTGAAGGATGGGGTGAGACACATAGTGCAGGTATCAAGCAGGAGGTGAAGGACAAGGAGggtgaggaagggaagggagatgCGCCACGGAAAAGGAAGGTgaaaaaggcagaggaggaaatggAGGAGAAGGTGGAGAAGAGTGGAGAGGAGGAAACCGCCAGGAAGAAGCCAAAGAGGGAATCTAaggaagaagaaggggaaaagagcaataaaaaggctaaaaagaagaaagaggaagaaaaagaggccACCGAAAACAAGTGGAAATG gtgggaagaggagaagaaagaagatgggATAAAATGGATCCAGCTGGAGCACCGAGGACCCTACTTTGCCCCCCTCTACGAGCCGCTGCCTGAGGATGTGCAGTTCTATTATAATG GCAAACCCATGAAGCTGAGCCTGGCCACGGAGGAAATTGCCACGTTCTATGCCAAAATGCTTGATCATGAATATACAACCAAAGAGATCTTCCAGACCAACTTCTTCAATGACTGGAGGAAG GAGATGACCTCAGTGGAGCAGAAGATAATCAAGGACCTGGACAAGTGCGACTTCAGTGAGATCCACAAGTACTTTGTGGACAAAAATGAGGCACGGAAAGCGCTCCCCAAAGAGGAGAAGCAG AAACTGAAGGAGGAGGCAGATAAGATCCAGGAGGAATATGGATATTGCATCCTCGATGGGCACCGGGAGAAGATAGGCAACTTCAAAACCGAGCCGCCGGGGCTCTTCCGTGGCCGTGGTGACCACCCCAAGATGGGCATGCTGAAGAAGAGGATCATGCCAGAAGATGTTATCATCAACTGCAGCAA GGACTCCAAGATCCCTGAGCCACCACAAGGACACAAGTGGAAGGAGGTGCGCTGCGATAACACCGTTACCTGGCTGGCCTCGTGGACAGAGAACATCCAGCACACGTTGAAGTACATCATGCTGAACCCCAGCTCCAAGCTGAAG GGGCAGAAGGACTGGCAGAAGTACGAGGTAGCTCGGCGCTTAAAGGGTGTTGTCCACAAGATCCGTGCTCAGTACCGGATTGATTGGAAGTCCAAGGAGATGAAGGAGCGGCAAAGAGCAGTGGCTCTCTACTTCATTGATAAG TTGGCCCTGCGAGCTGGCAATGAGAAGGAGGAAGGTGAGACTGCAGACACAGttggctgctgctccctgcgTGTGGAGCACATCAGGCTGCACCCCGAGCTGGATGGGCAGAAGCATGTGGTAGAGTTCGACTTCCTTGGGAAAGACTCCATCCGTTACTACAACAAAGTGTCTGTGGAGAAGCCG gtGTTCAAGAACCTGAAGCTGTTTATGAAGAGCAAGGACCCTGCAGATGAACTCTTTGACAGGCTCAAA ACATCCATCCTGAACAAACACCTCCAGAACCTGATGGATGGTTTGACTGCCAAAGTGTTCAGGACCTACAACGCCTCCATcaccctgcaggagcagctcaaGGCCCTTACTAACT CTGAAGACAGCGTTGCAGCAAAGCTCCTCGCCTACAACCGAGCTAACCGAGCGGTGGCCATCCTGTGCAACCATCAGAGGTCTACACCAAAAACCCATGAGAAATCAATGCAAATCCTTCAGACCAAG ATTGATGCCAAGAAACAACAAGTGGAGAAAGCCCAAGAAGAGCTGAAGAAAGCTGAAGATGAGTTCAGTGACACAAAAGATGCCAGAGCAGAAGC CAATgtggagaagaagaagaagaaattgaaGCAGCTGGAAGAGCAGCTCGCCAAGTTGAATGTCCAGGCCACAGATAAAGAGGAGAACAAGCAGATAGCTCTGGGCACATCCAAGCTGAATTACCTGGACCCCAGGATTAGTATAGCTTGGTAA
- the TOP1MT gene encoding DNA topoisomerase I, mitochondrial isoform X1 codes for MGVSRGSGAKSSSRKRKRESGNKEGERKAPMRKVMKKEPEEISCAVEPSVVKGKKKSPEVKVKPLQENIISRSSLTQEAEEGKGLGLSLQDGIQAEEGAAPGLEKTESTLHRGPSVGPEDSSRSQCKPWRAGPAAGQQLLETKAGVGVPKPSDGVAGKAPSLSEEPLEVDVGLIAMTEGEKELDLPVLQQQEDAQGLTSKEKQERRKQKGLLGERGRGKNEVEERKRGRKEDKLDESPGNVMESIKEESADGGSNKTRGQGRAKQRSSNNTWKQGGTEKKQEGQTGKRKEAKKEKVGKMGKKAIKKEKLEKEQKLEKANEEEGENGVGDELEEKDGVGKGSEDREGVKEEDEKGGEGWGETHSAGIKQEVKDKEGEEGKGDAPRKRKVKKAEEEMEEKVEKSGEEETARKKPKRESKEEEGEKSNKKAKKKKEEEKEATENKWKWWEEEKKEDGIKWIQLEHRGPYFAPLYEPLPEDVQFYYNGKPMKLSLATEEIATFYAKMLDHEYTTKEIFQTNFFNDWRKEMTSVEQKIIKDLDKCDFSEIHKYFVDKNEARKALPKEEKQKLKEEADKIQEEYGYCILDGHREKIGNFKTEPPGLFRGRGDHPKMGMLKKRIMPEDVIINCSKDSKIPEPPQGHKWKEVRCDNTVTWLASWTENIQHTLKYIMLNPSSKLKGQKDWQKYEVARRLKGVVHKIRAQYRIDWKSKEMKERQRAVALYFIDKLALRAGNEKEEGETADTVGCCSLRVEHIRLHPELDGQKHVVEFDFLGKDSIRYYNKVSVEKPVFKNLKLFMKSKDPADELFDRLKTSILNKHLQNLMDGLTAKVFRTYNASITLQEQLKALTNSEDSVAAKLLAYNRANRAVAILCNHQRSTPKTHEKSMQILQTKIDAKKQQVEKAQEELKKAEDEFSDTKDARAEANVEKKKKKLKQLEEQLAKLNVQATDKEENKQIALGTSKLNYLDPRISIAW; via the exons ATGGGGGTCTCAAGGGGCAGTGgggcaaagagcagcagcag GAAGCGAAAGAGAGAGTCGGGGAATAAGGAGGGGGAGCGGAAGGCACCCATGAGAAAGGTGATGAAGAAGGAACCAGAGGAGATATCATGCGCAGTGGAG CCCTCTGtggtaaaagggaaaaagaagtcgCCAGAGGTCAAGGTGAAGCCACTGCAGGAAAACATCATCAGCAG AAGCTCTCTAACGCAAGAGGCTGAAGAAGGGAAAGGACTCGGTTTGAGCCTGCAGGATGGGATCCAAGCAGAggagggagctgctcctgggtTG GAGAAGACTGAATCAACCCTGCACCGAGGGCCATCAGTGGGGCCAGAAGACTCTTCAAG ATCTCAGTGCAAACCCTGGAGAGCAGGACCTGCAGCAGGACAACAGCTCTTGGAGACCAAGGCTGGAGTTGGG GTCCCAAAGCCAAGTGATGGTGTTGCTGGCAAGGCTCCATCCCTCTCTGAAGAGCCTTTGGAGGTGGATGTGGGGCTCATTGCTATGACAGAAGGTGAGAAGGAGCTGGACCTCCCTGTCCTACAGCAACAAGAGGATGCCCAAGGCCTGACAAGCAAAGAGAAGCAAGAGCGAAGGAAGCAGAAGGGATTGCTaggagaaagagggagggggaagaatgaagtggaggaaagaaaaagagggaggaaggaggataAACTGGATGAAAGCCCTGGGAATGTGATGGAAAGCATCAAGGAGGAAAGTGCTGATGGGGGCAGCAATAAGACAAGGGGACAGGGAAGAGCCAAGCAAAGGAGCAGCAACAACACCTGGAAACAGGGTggcacagagaaaaagcaggagggaCAAACAGGGAAGCGCAAGGAggctaaaaaggaaaaggtgggaaagatggggaagaaggcaataaagaaggaaaagctggaaaaggagcaaaagctggagaaggcaaatgaagaggaaggagaaaatggagtGGGAGATGAACTGGAGGAGAAAGATGGGGTGGGAAAGGGAAGTGAAGATAGGGAAGGGGTGAAGGAGGAGGATGAGAAAGGGGGTGAAGGATGGGGTGAGACACATAGTGCAGGTATCAAGCAGGAGGTGAAGGACAAGGAGggtgaggaagggaagggagatgCGCCACGGAAAAGGAAGGTgaaaaaggcagaggaggaaatggAGGAGAAGGTGGAGAAGAGTGGAGAGGAGGAAACCGCCAGGAAGAAGCCAAAGAGGGAATCTAaggaagaagaaggggaaaagagcaataaaaaggctaaaaagaagaaagaggaagaaaaagaggccACCGAAAACAAGTGGAAATG gtgggaagaggagaagaaagaagatgggATAAAATGGATCCAGCTGGAGCACCGAGGACCCTACTTTGCCCCCCTCTACGAGCCGCTGCCTGAGGATGTGCAGTTCTATTATAATG GCAAACCCATGAAGCTGAGCCTGGCCACGGAGGAAATTGCCACGTTCTATGCCAAAATGCTTGATCATGAATATACAACCAAAGAGATCTTCCAGACCAACTTCTTCAATGACTGGAGGAAG GAGATGACCTCAGTGGAGCAGAAGATAATCAAGGACCTGGACAAGTGCGACTTCAGTGAGATCCACAAGTACTTTGTGGACAAAAATGAGGCACGGAAAGCGCTCCCCAAAGAGGAGAAGCAG AAACTGAAGGAGGAGGCAGATAAGATCCAGGAGGAATATGGATATTGCATCCTCGATGGGCACCGGGAGAAGATAGGCAACTTCAAAACCGAGCCGCCGGGGCTCTTCCGTGGCCGTGGTGACCACCCCAAGATGGGCATGCTGAAGAAGAGGATCATGCCAGAAGATGTTATCATCAACTGCAGCAA GGACTCCAAGATCCCTGAGCCACCACAAGGACACAAGTGGAAGGAGGTGCGCTGCGATAACACCGTTACCTGGCTGGCCTCGTGGACAGAGAACATCCAGCACACGTTGAAGTACATCATGCTGAACCCCAGCTCCAAGCTGAAG GGGCAGAAGGACTGGCAGAAGTACGAGGTAGCTCGGCGCTTAAAGGGTGTTGTCCACAAGATCCGTGCTCAGTACCGGATTGATTGGAAGTCCAAGGAGATGAAGGAGCGGCAAAGAGCAGTGGCTCTCTACTTCATTGATAAG TTGGCCCTGCGAGCTGGCAATGAGAAGGAGGAAGGTGAGACTGCAGACACAGttggctgctgctccctgcgTGTGGAGCACATCAGGCTGCACCCCGAGCTGGATGGGCAGAAGCATGTGGTAGAGTTCGACTTCCTTGGGAAAGACTCCATCCGTTACTACAACAAAGTGTCTGTGGAGAAGCCG gtGTTCAAGAACCTGAAGCTGTTTATGAAGAGCAAGGACCCTGCAGATGAACTCTTTGACAGGCTCAAA ACATCCATCCTGAACAAACACCTCCAGAACCTGATGGATGGTTTGACTGCCAAAGTGTTCAGGACCTACAACGCCTCCATcaccctgcaggagcagctcaaGGCCCTTACTAACT CTGAAGACAGCGTTGCAGCAAAGCTCCTCGCCTACAACCGAGCTAACCGAGCGGTGGCCATCCTGTGCAACCATCAGAGGTCTACACCAAAAACCCATGAGAAATCAATGCAAATCCTTCAGACCAAG ATTGATGCCAAGAAACAACAAGTGGAGAAAGCCCAAGAAGAGCTGAAGAAAGCTGAAGATGAGTTCAGTGACACAAAAGATGCCAGAGCAGAAGC CAATgtggagaagaagaagaagaaattgaaGCAGCTGGAAGAGCAGCTCGCCAAGTTGAATGTCCAGGCCACAGATAAAGAGGAGAACAAGCAGATAGCTCTGGGCACATCCAAGCTGAATTACCTGGACCCCAGGATTAGTATAGCTTGGTAA